A region of the Arthrobacter sp. FW306-07-I genome:
CGTCGGAGGCTGAGGCGGATGCAGCCTCCGCTGCAGCCGCTGCCGTCTATGGTCAGCCCGGCATGCCCTTCCAGGCGGAACCGGGCATCACGAAGGGCAGTCAGTGGATGACCTGGTCCATCGTGGCCGCCGCGGCGCTCATCACGTTCAGCGCAGCGGGCATTACCAGTGGCCTGTCCCTGGCCGACGCCCGCACGGACCATGCCACCCTTGCCGGGGTCGGCGCGTCACCCCGGCTGCGCAGGGCCTTGGCGGGTTCCCAGGCCCTGTTCACCAGTGGCGTCGGCGCCCTGCTGGGGGCGCTGGCCGGGGCAGTGCCGGCTCTCCTGCTGGTCCTGGCCACGGACATGCGGACCGCAGTGGAGGTCCCCTGGCTGCACCTGCTCGCCCTCGTGGTTGCCGTTCCGTTGGCGGGTGCATCGCTCGCATGGGCCTGCACGCGCTCCGGCCTGCCGCTGTCCCGGCGCGGCCTGGCCTAGCAGGAAGACCCCCTCGTTCGTCGCCGGGTCAGTGCCGTTCACCGCATGGCCGGGCGCCGCGCCGCCGTCGGCCGCTTTATGACTGGCCCGCATTGGTAGGGTGCCCGTGGCAGAAGTGTGAAAACTCTCAAGGAGGAGACATGGCCGGAGTGCCTGACCAACGGAAAAACGGATCCCGGGCGGAGGGCGGACTGGCCACAGACCCGGATCTTCCTCCGCCCGCCGTGGACGAGGCCCGGCTCGAGGCCGAGGACCGGAAATGGACCCCGGCCAAGATCGCACTCTGGGCCGCCATTGCCCTGCTGGGCGGCGTCGCCTGGTTCATGCTGGCGATCGTCCGTGGTGAAACCGTCAACGCCATCTGGTTCGTCTTCGCCTCCGTGTGCACCTACCTGATCGGCTACCGCTTCTACTCCAAGGTGATCGAGCGGTACATCACCAAGCCGGACGACCGCCGCGCCACCCCGGCCGAGTACAAGGCCGACGGCAAGGACTACGTCCGCACGGACCGCAACGTGCTGTTCGGCCACCACTTCGCCGCCATCGCCGGTGCCGGCCCGCTGGTGGGCCCGGTCATCGCGGCCCAGATGGGTTATCTTCCCGGCACGATCTGGATCATCGTCGGCGTGGTCTTTGCCGGCGCGGTCCAGGACTACCTGGTCATGTTCTTCTCCATGCGCCGCGGCGGCCGGTCCCTGGGCCAGATGGCCCGCGAGGAACTCGGGGTCATCGGTGGCACGGCAGCCCTGATCGCCACCTTGCTCATCATGGTGATCATCGTGGCCATCCTGGCGCTCGTCGTCGTCAATGCCCTGGGTGAGAGCCCGTGGGGTGTGTTCTCCGTGGGCATGACCATCCCCATCGCCCTCTTCATGGGCGTCTACCTGCGGTACCTGCGCCCCGGCAAGGTCATGGAAGTCTCGATCATCGGCTTCGTCCTGCTCATGGCCGCCATCATCGGCGGCGGCCTGGTGGCCCAGACCGAGTGGGGCGCCGCCGTGTTCCACCTGGACAAGGTGACCATCGCGTGGGGCCTGATCATCTACGGTTTCATCGCCGCCATCCTGCCGGTGTGGCTGCTGCTGGCACCGCGCGACTACCTTTCCACCTTCATGAAGATCGGCGTGATCGTCATGCTGGCGCTGGCCATCATCGTGGTCCGGCCCGAGGTCACCGTTCCGGCCTTCAGCGAGTTCGCCGGCCGGGAGAACGGCCCGGTGTTCTCCGGCGCCCTGTTCCCCTTCCTGTTCGTCACCATTGCGTGCGGCGCGCTGTCAGGGTTCCACGCCCTGATCTCCTCCGGCACCACCCCCAAACTGGTGGAAAAGGAACGGCAGACCCGGTACATCGGCTACGGCGGCATGCTCATGGAATCCTTCGTGGCCATCATGGCCCTGGTGGCCGCCATCTCGATCGACCGCGGCCTGTACTTCGCCATGAACGCTCCCGCTGCCCTGACCGGCGGAACCGTTGAAACTGCAGCCACCTGGGTCAACAGCCTGGGCCTGGCCGGGGTGAACATCAGCCCGGACCTGTTGTCTGAGACGGCCAGGAACGTGGGCGAGCAGAGCATCGTGTCCCGGACCGGCGGCGCCCCCACCCTGGCCGTGGGCCTGGCGCACATCATGCACCAGTTCGTCGGCGGCACGGCCCTGATGGGCTTCTGGTACCACTTCGCCATCATGTTCGAGGCGCTCTTCATCCTCACCGCTGTGGACGCCGGCACCCGCGTTGCCCGGTTCATGCTGCAGGACTCGATCGGCAACTTCGTCCCGAAGTTCAAGGAAGCCTCCTGGCGGCCGGGCGCCTGGCTCTGCACCGCCATCATGGTCGCTGCCTGGGGTGCCGTGCTGCTGATGGGGGTCACCGATCCGCTGGGCGGCATCAACACCCTGTTCCCGCTGTTCGGCATCGCCAACCAGCTGCTGGCCGCCATTGCCCTGGCCGTGTGCCTGGCCATCGTCGCCAAGCGCGGTACCTTCAAGTACCTGTGGATCGTGGCCCTGCCGCTGGCCTTCGCCGCGGTGGTGACCATCACGGCCAGCTACCAGAAGATCTTCTCGCCCGTCCCGGCCGTGGGGTACTTCGCCAACAACGCAGCCTTCAGCAAGGCGCTGGCAGACGGCAAGACCGAGTTCGGCACCGCCAAGTCCGTGGCCGCCATGGAGGCCGTCGTCCGCAACACCGCCATCCAGGGCTGGCTGTCCGTGATCTTCGTGGTGCTCAGCATCATCGTGATTGCGACGGCGGTACTGGCCACGGTCAAGGCGTTCCGTGACAGGGCGGCCGGGACAGCCACCAAGGACAACGAGGACCCGTTCGTTCCGTCGCGCGTCTTCGCCCCCGCGGGGCTGCTGCCGACGACCGCCGAACGTGAGCTGGCCGCCGAGTGGGAGAAAGTACCCGCCGACGCCCGCCTGGAACGGGCCGGGCACTGATGAGCAGCGGCATCGCCCTGGTGGCCAGCGGATTCCGCGGCTTCGCCCGCTACCTGGGCGGCGTCATGGGCGCCGACGCCTACGCCAAGTACCTGGAACACCACAGGGCGGCCGGGCACCATGAGGCACCCCTGAGTGAGCGGGAGTTCTGGCGGGACCGGACCGACCGCCAGGACAGCAACCCGCAGGGCCGGTGCTGCTGATTGTGCCCGCAGCGGACAAGCCCGCCAGGAAGCTTCCTGGCGGGCCCCGGGCGGATAGGCCGTGAGAGTATGAACGCATGAGCGATCCCAAAGACACTCAGGCAGCTGAGGACCTCCCGGTGGAAGGCACTCCCGTTGACGACGCGCAGGACTCGGTGCAGGATCCATCCGGGGACGGCAAGCCCCGGGGCAGCAACCTGCAGGACCTGGTGGACGAGCCCGCCAAGGTCATGCGGATCGGCACCATGATCCGCCAGCTCCTTGAGGAGGTGAAGTCGGCGCCGCTGGACGACGCCGCGCGTGGCCGGCTTGCTGCCATCCATGAGCGCTCGATCAAAGAGCTTGAGGACGGGCTGGCACCGGAGCTCGTGGCGGAACT
Encoded here:
- a CDS encoding YbdD/YjiX family protein, producing MSSGIALVASGFRGFARYLGGVMGADAYAKYLEHHRAAGHHEAPLSEREFWRDRTDRQDSNPQGRCC
- a CDS encoding carbon starvation CstA family protein, producing the protein MAGVPDQRKNGSRAEGGLATDPDLPPPAVDEARLEAEDRKWTPAKIALWAAIALLGGVAWFMLAIVRGETVNAIWFVFASVCTYLIGYRFYSKVIERYITKPDDRRATPAEYKADGKDYVRTDRNVLFGHHFAAIAGAGPLVGPVIAAQMGYLPGTIWIIVGVVFAGAVQDYLVMFFSMRRGGRSLGQMAREELGVIGGTAALIATLLIMVIIVAILALVVVNALGESPWGVFSVGMTIPIALFMGVYLRYLRPGKVMEVSIIGFVLLMAAIIGGGLVAQTEWGAAVFHLDKVTIAWGLIIYGFIAAILPVWLLLAPRDYLSTFMKIGVIVMLALAIIVVRPEVTVPAFSEFAGRENGPVFSGALFPFLFVTIACGALSGFHALISSGTTPKLVEKERQTRYIGYGGMLMESFVAIMALVAAISIDRGLYFAMNAPAALTGGTVETAATWVNSLGLAGVNISPDLLSETARNVGEQSIVSRTGGAPTLAVGLAHIMHQFVGGTALMGFWYHFAIMFEALFILTAVDAGTRVARFMLQDSIGNFVPKFKEASWRPGAWLCTAIMVAAWGAVLLMGVTDPLGGINTLFPLFGIANQLLAAIALAVCLAIVAKRGTFKYLWIVALPLAFAAVVTITASYQKIFSPVPAVGYFANNAAFSKALADGKTEFGTAKSVAAMEAVVRNTAIQGWLSVIFVVLSIIVIATAVLATVKAFRDRAAGTATKDNEDPFVPSRVFAPAGLLPTTAERELAAEWEKVPADARLERAGH